In Tenuifilum sp. 4138str, a single window of DNA contains:
- a CDS encoding alanine racemase: MIKGFPFLLVDIPKCEQNIAFMVQKATKAKVLLRPHFKTHQSLAVGELFRKQGVNRITVSSVAMAEYFAAGGWNDITIAFPFVPQMVQRVNALALGVDLNVTFSSSQNLLATIDRVESKVGVFVEVDVGHGRSGVAVENTRELALMVNLISSKPNLVFKGFLTHAGHSYSARSREEVDKLHSEALSKLAKLRSFWVDQFPDLAISYGDTPTCSVSDEFWGISEIRPGNFVFYDVMQYQIGSCTTSQVALALICPVVDVYPGKQKIIVHGGAIHLSKDRVEIDGADCYGFVCRFDGKGWSNPIPNAMVTSLSQEHGVISYSGNDLDGIKPGDLLAILPVHSCLAVDCMGQMFDSEGNTYDVLPKNKR, encoded by the coding sequence ATGATTAAAGGATTTCCTTTCTTACTCGTCGATATTCCTAAATGTGAGCAAAACATTGCCTTCATGGTTCAAAAGGCCACGAAGGCAAAAGTTTTATTACGTCCTCACTTTAAAACGCATCAAAGTTTAGCCGTTGGGGAACTATTCCGTAAGCAAGGAGTTAATCGGATTACGGTTTCGTCGGTTGCCATGGCTGAATACTTTGCTGCAGGTGGTTGGAACGATATCACAATTGCATTTCCTTTTGTACCACAAATGGTGCAGCGGGTAAATGCGCTGGCGCTGGGTGTTGATTTAAATGTAACTTTCTCATCTTCTCAAAACCTTTTAGCCACAATTGATAGGGTTGAGAGTAAAGTTGGCGTATTTGTTGAGGTTGATGTTGGTCATGGCCGTTCCGGAGTAGCTGTTGAAAATACCCGTGAACTTGCCCTTATGGTGAATCTTATCAGCTCAAAACCGAATTTGGTTTTTAAGGGTTTTCTTACTCACGCCGGGCACTCCTATAGCGCGAGGAGTAGGGAGGAGGTAGATAAACTTCATTCCGAAGCTTTAAGCAAACTTGCTAAACTCCGAAGCTTTTGGGTCGACCAGTTTCCTGACCTTGCCATATCGTATGGCGACACCCCAACCTGTTCCGTATCCGATGAGTTTTGGGGAATTAGCGAGATTCGTCCCGGTAACTTTGTGTTTTACGATGTGATGCAATACCAAATTGGCTCATGCACCACTTCGCAGGTGGCTTTGGCTCTTATCTGTCCGGTAGTTGACGTGTATCCCGGTAAGCAGAAAATAATTGTTCATGGTGGGGCTATTCACCTATCAAAGGACAGGGTTGAGATTGATGGGGCAGATTGCTATGGCTTTGTATGCAGATTTGATGGTAAAGGATGGAGCAACCCTATTCCAAATGCTATGGTAACTTCCCTTAGCCAGGAGCATGGGGTAATCTCCTATTCCGGTAATGACCTCGATGGTATAAAACCTGGCGATTTACTTGCCATTTTGCCAGTTCATAGCTGTTTAGCGGTCGATTGCATGGGCCAAATGTTCGATTCCGAAGGCAATACATACGATGTTTTACCTAAAAATAAAAGGTGA
- a CDS encoding M64 family metallopeptidase, whose protein sequence is MKRLTQLLLFSVISTLTTAQSTKSNSVFDKYFENKTMRVDYIHGGNSFSEDFKIFGIKNDGEWGGRVRVMDDPYNLGLYAFDIIDAASGKVLYTQGFCSVFGEWQTTAEAGKLNKNFEESVRFPWPKDIFKLVMRKRDSTNTFQVIWSETINPSMYADANHAYPAAKVQYFVKSGNPKEKVDIVVLADGYTVADSAEFRKDVEHFTEAFFSVEPFKSRKTDFNVAAVYSTSPTSGIRLQKHNYYPANVLGCTYYTFGTERYVLTEREWTVRDYASAVPYDFLVILLNSNKYGGGGIYNLYITASAKSSSSGYVMVHEMGHHIAGLADEYYTSDVAYQVSAPKYEPWEFNITALLNPASLKWKNMVEQTTPIPTPWQKENYERTGKLRIADEVYSGKVGAFEGAGYLSKGMYRPEVDCIMFSHSLTFCRVCQEGLNRVLDMYVVR, encoded by the coding sequence ATGAAAAGGTTAACTCAGCTTCTGTTGTTCAGCGTGATTTCTACATTAACAACCGCTCAGTCCACCAAGAGCAATAGTGTATTTGATAAATATTTCGAGAATAAAACCATGAGGGTTGATTACATTCACGGGGGCAACTCGTTTAGCGAGGATTTTAAGATATTTGGCATAAAGAACGATGGAGAGTGGGGCGGAAGAGTTCGGGTGATGGATGACCCTTACAACCTGGGGCTTTATGCATTTGATATAATTGATGCTGCATCGGGAAAGGTTTTATACACACAGGGTTTTTGCAGCGTATTTGGCGAGTGGCAAACAACCGCTGAGGCTGGTAAACTAAACAAGAATTTTGAGGAGAGCGTCAGGTTCCCATGGCCAAAGGATATTTTTAAATTGGTTATGCGAAAGCGCGATAGCACCAACACTTTTCAAGTAATTTGGTCTGAAACTATTAATCCATCCATGTATGCCGATGCAAACCATGCCTATCCTGCGGCTAAGGTGCAATACTTTGTAAAAAGCGGTAACCCTAAGGAAAAGGTTGATATAGTTGTGCTTGCCGATGGCTACACTGTGGCTGATTCCGCCGAATTCAGGAAAGATGTGGAACATTTCACTGAGGCTTTCTTTTCTGTTGAACCATTTAAGAGTCGTAAAACTGATTTTAACGTTGCTGCGGTTTACTCCACATCACCCACTAGTGGCATACGGCTACAGAAACACAACTACTACCCGGCCAATGTTTTGGGGTGCACCTATTACACCTTTGGAACTGAACGTTACGTTTTAACCGAGCGGGAGTGGACTGTACGGGACTATGCTTCGGCAGTGCCCTACGATTTTTTGGTTATCCTATTAAACTCCAATAAGTATGGTGGCGGAGGTATTTACAACCTTTATATCACCGCATCGGCAAAATCGAGCAGCTCCGGATATGTAATGGTTCACGAAATGGGGCATCATATAGCTGGCCTTGCCGATGAGTACTATACCAGCGATGTGGCTTACCAGGTTTCAGCCCCTAAGTATGAGCCCTGGGAGTTTAATATTACAGCTCTTCTCAACCCAGCAAGTTTGAAGTGGAAAAACATGGTTGAACAAACCACTCCAATCCCAACGCCCTGGCAAAAGGAAAACTACGAGCGAACAGGCAAATTGCGCATTGCCGATGAAGTGTACTCAGGTAAGGTTGGGGCTTTTGAGGGAGCAGGTTACCTAAGTAAAGGTATGTATCGCCCCGAGGTTGACTGCATAATGTTCTCCCATTCATTAACATTCTGTAGGGTTTGTCAGGAGGGCCTAAACAGGGTGCTCGATATGTATGTGGTTAGGTAA
- a CDS encoding SpoIIE family protein phosphatase, with protein sequence MFKPNTIKAFLLLAVFGILTLRVNAKPVPLDNIDSLKYFENLTRQYERDGDKVKLVETLIAKSQYLFNKKNFDNALIEANQALIVSLDMGREQYLEKAYYLLSQIHIEKGLLYESIDYLYPGYRYSIATRDSLKIGWYLLSISKVEGELGRLNNAIENNLTAINFFKSRNDSLSLAKIYTSQGIIHTEFGNFVTAQSYLENAIAILKVVVDSTYLGITYRALANNSLRQSNNLMADKHLKKSETYLKNNPKELARTQTVGAELLINQQKPNSAIPLLQSILNTQNEINDRYGQLYPLLLLGKAHARVGNYSESKKYLLQCLKQSESLSIINISRLAYKELSQLEELQGNKTIGYQYLRKYISLTDSLFNYQIISEANRLENISALRQKEKEIQHQRENLLLSQANLNKSRLRQLFLVGFIAILIVLVVVSYLAYRNKQKANLLLAQQKEKIEKQKNMLEQRSRDITDSLNYARRIQKAILQTSEQPTDFFDDSFLIFLPKELVSGDFYWFKRFNNQMLFAVADCTGHGAPGAFMSIIGMFGLNQIVSELNETNPGEVLQNLNGLFHKSFEQREGSEIFDGMDIAFCNYNPETRELRYSGANIYLNIVRKSNTQPVSNIILNQNETHTLYQVKCERQSIGYVTEKVSFSTHSVQLEKDDIIYLYTDGFTDQFGGPNGKKFRLVDFRNMLCSIASYPMAKQKDFLLEIFSEWKGNNVQVDDVTVMGIRIT encoded by the coding sequence GTGTTTAAACCTAACACCATCAAAGCATTTCTGCTTTTAGCTGTATTTGGCATACTAACACTAAGGGTGAATGCCAAACCAGTGCCATTAGATAATATTGATTCCTTAAAGTATTTTGAAAATCTAACCCGTCAGTATGAGAGGGATGGCGATAAGGTAAAACTGGTGGAGACGTTAATTGCAAAATCGCAATACCTCTTTAATAAGAAGAATTTTGACAATGCCCTAATTGAGGCGAACCAGGCGTTAATAGTCTCATTGGATATGGGACGCGAACAGTACCTAGAAAAGGCATACTACCTCCTTTCGCAAATCCATATCGAAAAAGGGTTGCTATACGAATCAATTGATTACCTATACCCTGGTTACCGTTACAGTATTGCCACAAGGGATTCATTAAAAATTGGATGGTACTTGCTATCAATCTCAAAAGTGGAAGGAGAACTTGGCCGCTTGAACAACGCCATAGAGAACAACCTGACTGCAATTAACTTCTTTAAATCCCGCAACGATTCATTAAGCCTAGCAAAAATTTATACATCGCAAGGAATTATTCACACAGAGTTTGGAAACTTTGTTACAGCCCAAAGCTACCTTGAAAATGCCATAGCTATCCTGAAAGTGGTAGTGGATAGCACATATCTAGGTATAACATACAGAGCGCTGGCCAACAATAGCTTGAGACAATCAAACAATCTGATGGCCGATAAACATTTAAAAAAATCGGAAACCTACCTAAAAAACAACCCCAAGGAGTTAGCCAGAACTCAAACTGTTGGTGCTGAACTACTAATTAATCAGCAAAAACCTAATAGTGCGATTCCGCTTTTACAGTCAATCCTAAATACTCAAAATGAAATAAACGACAGGTATGGACAACTTTACCCTTTACTGCTTTTGGGTAAGGCACACGCCAGAGTTGGAAACTATTCCGAATCAAAAAAGTATCTACTTCAATGCCTAAAGCAATCGGAGAGCTTAAGTATAATCAACATTAGTCGGCTTGCATACAAGGAACTCTCTCAGCTGGAAGAGCTACAGGGAAACAAAACCATAGGATACCAATACCTCAGGAAATACATCTCATTAACTGACAGCCTATTCAACTATCAAATTATCAGCGAAGCCAACAGGCTGGAAAATATATCAGCCTTACGTCAGAAAGAGAAGGAAATTCAACACCAGCGAGAGAATCTTTTGTTAAGCCAGGCCAACTTGAACAAATCGCGATTGCGTCAGCTTTTTCTGGTTGGTTTTATTGCAATACTAATTGTCCTGGTGGTAGTTTCGTATTTGGCTTACAGGAACAAGCAAAAAGCAAACCTCCTGCTTGCCCAGCAAAAGGAAAAGATTGAAAAGCAGAAAAACATGCTTGAGCAACGCTCCCGCGACATTACCGATAGCCTTAACTATGCTCGCAGGATTCAAAAAGCAATTTTACAAACCTCAGAACAGCCAACTGATTTTTTTGACGACTCCTTTTTGATTTTCCTGCCTAAGGAACTTGTTAGTGGTGACTTTTACTGGTTCAAGCGTTTTAACAATCAAATGCTTTTTGCAGTTGCCGATTGTACAGGCCATGGGGCACCCGGAGCATTCATGAGTATTATTGGCATGTTTGGTCTTAACCAAATTGTTAGTGAACTCAATGAGACCAACCCAGGCGAGGTACTGCAAAATTTGAACGGGTTATTCCATAAATCGTTTGAGCAAAGGGAAGGCTCCGAAATTTTTGATGGAATGGACATTGCCTTTTGCAACTACAACCCTGAAACAAGGGAATTAAGGTACTCCGGCGCTAATATTTACCTTAACATTGTTCGGAAATCAAATACTCAACCAGTCTCAAATATTATTTTGAACCAAAACGAGACACACACCCTATACCAGGTAAAATGTGAGCGGCAATCAATTGGCTACGTAACTGAGAAGGTAAGTTTCTCCACGCACAGCGTTCAGCTGGAAAAAGATGATATAATCTACCTTTACACCGATGGTTTTACCGATCAGTTTGGCGGACCCAATGGCAAAAAGTTCAGACTTGTGGATTTCAGAAATATGTTGTGCTCCATAGCCAGCTATCCCATGGCAAAACAAAAAGATTTTTTGCTTGAGATATTTTCCGAATGGAAAGGTAATAATGTTCAGGTTGATGATGTTACAGTAATGGGAATCAGGATTACCTAA
- a CDS encoding ATP-binding protein, giving the protein MTKNKNHIDINDLPIGVLLVKRDGIVISYSPSVLLLTDKPIPDGCRIDSLFPNLPFKASKKERTYTFEHSTHGKQYTYRANVKPVEWSNFLVWIENITLSSKVERINRTLVKLSAIGLESTSPEDFYRLMQEELNTLFDARNIYLVLLDKSRQRLSLAYVSDTHTINSDYPSGNTFALWVAHRGQGVILNRQQMNRLRSKHNLTFYGPPALCWMAVPLKTKSDTVGVIAVQNYQNPNAYDHNDLEVLEFVSSQLTYMIIQKERENELKLAKGKAEEADKLKSAFLANMSHEIRTPMNAILGFSELITRESISPEKKKVYADYITSNGRLLLTLIDDIIELSKIEAGIYSIRRQPVELDSLFNELHQFAINEKKRQKQNILIARDIGNNSGITHILADGERLKQVLLNLLSNAIKFTSQGSVTMGYRIPNNATIEFFVSDTGIGIPKSLQEKIFERFRQADETAQRLYGGAGLGLAISKRLVELMGGRIWVESEPNKGSCFSFTLPLIIPNTKNISRIGFPTKNDYNKITGKTILIVEDNEANVNYLSDVVIASGAKSLTAMSGSQAIELLNREKIDAVLLDIQLPDTNGLELIKRIKEKIPNVPIIVQSAYTPAEYIDKAIAQGAYGYLTKPIKVNELLDLLSELF; this is encoded by the coding sequence ATGACAAAAAATAAAAATCACATTGATATTAATGACCTGCCAATAGGTGTCCTTCTGGTTAAAAGGGATGGGATAGTAATAAGCTATAGCCCATCGGTACTTTTGCTTACCGATAAACCTATTCCTGATGGATGTAGAATTGATAGCCTATTCCCAAACCTACCCTTCAAAGCATCCAAAAAGGAGCGCACATACACATTTGAACACAGCACACATGGTAAACAGTACACCTACAGGGCAAATGTTAAACCTGTGGAATGGAGCAATTTTTTGGTTTGGATTGAAAATATTACCCTAAGCAGTAAAGTTGAACGGATTAACCGAACACTCGTAAAACTCTCCGCAATAGGACTTGAAAGCACATCGCCTGAGGATTTTTATAGGTTGATGCAGGAAGAGCTGAACACGCTTTTCGATGCCAGGAATATCTACCTTGTGTTGCTCGATAAGAGTCGACAAAGGCTAAGCTTAGCCTATGTTAGCGACACCCACACCATAAACTCCGATTACCCAAGCGGAAACACTTTTGCCCTTTGGGTAGCGCATCGCGGTCAAGGTGTTATTCTGAACCGGCAACAGATGAACAGGCTTAGAAGCAAGCATAATCTTACCTTTTACGGCCCCCCGGCATTGTGCTGGATGGCTGTGCCGCTTAAAACTAAAAGCGATACTGTAGGGGTTATTGCTGTGCAAAACTACCAAAACCCTAATGCTTACGACCATAATGACTTGGAAGTTCTTGAGTTTGTTTCATCGCAACTAACCTACATGATTATCCAAAAAGAGCGGGAAAACGAGTTAAAGTTAGCCAAGGGTAAAGCCGAAGAAGCCGACAAGCTAAAATCGGCCTTTCTGGCCAATATGAGCCATGAAATCCGTACCCCTATGAACGCCATACTCGGTTTCTCGGAACTAATTACCCGCGAATCCATAAGCCCTGAGAAAAAGAAGGTTTATGCCGACTACATTACCAGTAATGGGCGGCTACTCCTAACCCTTATCGATGACATTATTGAACTCTCCAAGATTGAAGCAGGAATATACTCCATACGAAGACAACCCGTGGAGCTTGATAGCCTGTTCAACGAGCTTCACCAATTTGCCATTAACGAGAAAAAAAGACAAAAACAGAATATTTTAATAGCGCGCGATATCGGTAACAACAGTGGAATAACACACATACTTGCCGATGGTGAACGGCTTAAGCAGGTTCTGCTTAACCTGCTTAGCAATGCCATTAAGTTTACCTCGCAGGGTAGCGTTACCATGGGCTACCGTATTCCAAACAACGCCACCATTGAGTTTTTTGTAAGCGATACCGGTATAGGTATCCCTAAATCGCTGCAGGAAAAAATATTTGAGCGGTTCCGACAGGCCGACGAAACGGCTCAGCGTCTCTACGGCGGTGCAGGTTTAGGATTGGCAATATCAAAACGACTGGTAGAACTAATGGGTGGGAGGATTTGGGTTGAATCAGAACCCAATAAGGGCTCGTGTTTTAGTTTTACACTACCCCTTATAATTCCAAACACCAAAAACATTAGCCGGATAGGTTTTCCCACCAAAAACGACTACAATAAAATTACCGGCAAAACAATACTGATTGTTGAAGATAACGAAGCCAACGTTAACTACCTGAGCGATGTAGTAATTGCCTCAGGCGCAAAAAGCCTTACTGCAATGTCGGGTTCTCAGGCCATTGAATTATTGAACCGGGAAAAGATAGATGCTGTACTACTCGACATTCAACTTCCCGACACCAATGGACTAGAACTTATCAAGAGAATCAAAGAAAAAATACCCAATGTTCCCATTATAGTTCAATCGGCATATACCCCAGCTGAATATATTGACAAAGCCATTGCCCAAGGTGCTTATGGCTACTTAACTAAACCCATTAAGGTGAATGAATTGCTTGACCTGCTTAGCGAACTGTTTTAG
- a CDS encoding ABC transporter substrate-binding protein, which produces MHKLFYILLIAIFPISCSESGKPSSNLSHRNGYVKHAKGFDIEIDGSVTKVWANNPFEPTANGLVYTLYADSVRSIDPNSIQIPIKRVVCMSSTHVGFIGALGANSAIVGISGTKYVNNPKLWERVVNGQIAEVGYDQTLNYELLTRLKPDVIFAYGVSSESLSFIDKLKELGLKVVMVSDYLETSPLGRAEWIKFFGAFLGKKELADSIFSEVEVSYAKLTQSVEHVDAKPKVFLNLPFRDIWYFPGVDNYFVKLINDAGGSYVFPELTGSQSHPVSTEVAYKAGLSCDIWLNPGTANSLSDITNSDNRFSKFKSFSNARVYNNNKRMGQGGGNDFWESGVVHPEQILSDMIKIFHPELMPTDSLYFYRRLE; this is translated from the coding sequence ATGCATAAGCTGTTTTATATTCTATTAATTGCAATTTTTCCCATTTCTTGTAGCGAAAGCGGCAAGCCGAGCAGCAATTTAAGTCATAGGAATGGCTATGTAAAGCATGCAAAAGGTTTTGATATAGAGATTGATGGCTCAGTGACTAAAGTGTGGGCCAACAATCCGTTTGAACCTACTGCCAATGGCTTGGTTTATACACTGTATGCCGATTCAGTACGAAGCATTGATCCGAATAGTATTCAAATTCCTATAAAAAGGGTTGTTTGCATGTCGTCCACCCATGTAGGTTTTATAGGCGCTTTAGGTGCCAATTCTGCTATTGTTGGAATTTCCGGAACAAAGTATGTCAATAATCCTAAGCTCTGGGAACGGGTTGTTAATGGACAAATTGCCGAGGTAGGATATGATCAAACCTTGAACTACGAACTGTTAACCCGCTTGAAACCCGATGTAATTTTTGCTTACGGGGTTAGTTCGGAATCGCTATCGTTTATCGATAAGCTAAAGGAGTTGGGGTTAAAGGTGGTAATGGTGTCCGATTACCTAGAAACATCGCCATTAGGCAGGGCTGAGTGGATTAAGTTTTTTGGTGCTTTTTTGGGTAAAAAGGAGTTGGCCGATTCAATTTTCAGTGAGGTTGAGGTAAGCTATGCCAAGCTTACCCAGTCAGTAGAACATGTTGATGCTAAGCCAAAGGTTTTTCTTAATTTGCCATTCAGGGACATATGGTACTTCCCGGGAGTTGATAATTACTTTGTGAAGCTGATTAACGATGCTGGCGGAAGTTACGTTTTCCCTGAACTTACAGGCTCCCAAAGCCATCCGGTGAGCACGGAGGTAGCGTACAAGGCTGGTTTAAGCTGCGATATTTGGTTAAACCCTGGCACCGCTAACAGCCTTAGCGATATTACCAATTCCGATAATCGTTTTTCCAAGTTTAAATCGTTTAGCAATGCAAGGGTTTACAACAACAATAAAAGGATGGGGCAGGGAGGCGGCAACGATTTTTGGGAATCGGGTGTGGTGCATCCTGAGCAAATACTAAGCGATATGATTAAAATATTTCATCCGGAATTAATGCCCACCGATTCATTGTACTTTTACAGGCGATTGGAGTAA
- a CDS encoding DsrE/DsrF/TusD sulfur relay family protein, whose product MKFGVIIETKEPEKAWNAFRFAVASLGKGHEVMVFLMGEAVECQGLTHNKFDVDVQMLKFAAEGGTILACGTCLKSRQMDGTELCPISTMADCIQMVEWADRVITF is encoded by the coding sequence ATGAAATTTGGAGTCATAATTGAAACAAAGGAGCCCGAAAAGGCATGGAATGCCTTTAGGTTTGCTGTGGCATCGCTAGGCAAGGGGCACGAGGTTATGGTGTTTTTAATGGGTGAGGCTGTTGAGTGTCAGGGTTTAACCCATAACAAATTTGATGTTGATGTACAAATGCTCAAGTTCGCAGCTGAGGGAGGAACAATTCTGGCTTGCGGAACCTGCCTTAAGTCGCGCCAGATGGATGGAACCGAGCTATGTCCTATATCAACCATGGCCGATTGTATTCAAATGGTGGAATGGGCCGATAGGGTTATCACGTTTTAG
- a CDS encoding iron chelate uptake ABC transporter family permease subunit, giving the protein MQGRTRNTILFISLMVVLLLLALLSLLLGSVAIPLADIKAYFFGGSFTDEVNLSIIQNFRMPKVVSALLAGSALAVSGLQMQTVFRNPLAGPYVLGISSGASLGVALVLMGSSAFGLSFWGSQVGTVVAALVGSLLVLMLILAVSIRVRDIMTLLILGMMFGTAVSAVTSLLQYFGSETSLKNFVIWTMGSLGGVGRQQLWLYAALVLLGLALAWAYVRPLNVLGIGDTYARSLGFNVKQTRFLIFLSTSLLAGTATAFNGPIAFVGIAVPHLARMVFRTSNHAILVPASALAGAATLLLCDIIAQLPGSATVLPLNSVASLMGIPVVIYIVLKNKRVVS; this is encoded by the coding sequence ATGCAGGGTAGAACCCGAAATACAATACTATTTATCTCGCTGATGGTGGTTTTATTGCTATTAGCCCTGCTTAGCTTGCTTTTGGGTTCAGTGGCAATACCACTGGCAGATATCAAAGCCTATTTTTTTGGTGGCAGCTTTACCGATGAGGTGAATTTATCCATAATTCAAAATTTCCGAATGCCCAAGGTGGTTTCCGCTTTGCTTGCCGGTTCCGCTTTGGCAGTAAGCGGTTTACAAATGCAAACCGTTTTCCGGAATCCGTTGGCCGGCCCATATGTTTTGGGTATCAGCTCTGGTGCTAGTTTAGGAGTTGCTCTTGTGCTAATGGGTTCTTCGGCATTTGGGCTTTCGTTTTGGGGCAGTCAGGTAGGAACGGTTGTGGCAGCGCTTGTTGGTTCGCTTTTGGTTTTAATGCTTATACTGGCAGTGTCCATTCGGGTAAGAGATATTATGACACTGTTGATTTTAGGGATGATGTTTGGCACGGCTGTTTCAGCAGTAACAAGTCTTTTGCAGTACTTTGGTAGCGAAACTTCCTTAAAGAATTTTGTGATATGGACGATGGGTAGTTTAGGAGGTGTTGGCCGTCAGCAGCTTTGGCTTTATGCTGCGCTGGTTCTTTTAGGACTTGCACTTGCCTGGGCGTACGTTCGTCCGTTAAATGTACTTGGAATAGGCGACACCTATGCGCGTAGCCTTGGTTTCAATGTAAAGCAAACGCGGTTCCTGATATTCCTTTCAACAAGTTTGTTGGCCGGAACGGCTACCGCTTTCAATGGGCCTATAGCTTTTGTGGGCATAGCCGTGCCGCACTTGGCGAGGATGGTTTTTCGAACTTCAAACCATGCCATTCTGGTGCCTGCTTCGGCTTTGGCAGGTGCTGCTACTCTTTTACTTTGCGATATTATTGCCCAGCTACCAGGGTCGGCAACTGTGCTTCCCTTAAACTCGGTGGCCTCGCTAATGGGTATCCCTGTTGTTATTTATATCGTTCTAAAAAACAAACGCGTAGTTAGCTGA
- a CDS encoding ABC transporter ATP-binding protein, with the protein MNGIVIDIKGLVSGYRNGVSSAYRYPAFNAVALRGELIALIGRNGVGKSTLLRTLARLQPSLDGNVFVKGVNFQQISGSEFAQLVSFIPSEPAHASHTTVYEFVSMARYPYHGWFEALNDNDYKLVDDAISAVGMQNFRDRFIDNLSDGERQRVMIAFAIAQDTPIIMMDEPTAFLDLPNKFEVMRLLREQAQKGKTIIISTHDLQTAFGLVDTIWLMLSDGVRVGAPEDIVLSGNLNRLMDDTPVLFDLKSGQFVYKHQTRLVACVLGGSPNIKKWTSHALRRMGYEVEFSPIADASAYVQIQEHEGKVQWILGRDDRNPTFDSIRNLCIYIKGTALL; encoded by the coding sequence ATGAACGGTATAGTGATTGACATAAAAGGATTAGTATCCGGTTACCGAAATGGAGTTTCATCAGCATATAGGTATCCGGCGTTTAACGCCGTGGCTTTGCGTGGCGAACTTATTGCGCTTATTGGACGGAATGGGGTGGGCAAGAGCACGCTGCTTAGAACCCTAGCACGCTTACAGCCATCGCTTGATGGGAATGTTTTTGTTAAAGGGGTTAACTTTCAGCAGATATCAGGTTCAGAGTTTGCACAGCTGGTGAGTTTTATCCCCTCGGAGCCAGCACATGCTTCGCATACTACGGTTTACGAGTTTGTTAGCATGGCCCGTTATCCCTACCATGGTTGGTTTGAGGCTTTGAATGATAATGACTATAAATTGGTTGATGATGCAATATCGGCCGTTGGTATGCAGAATTTTCGGGATCGGTTTATCGATAACCTGAGCGATGGAGAGCGCCAGCGCGTAATGATTGCCTTTGCAATTGCACAGGATACGCCAATTATCATGATGGATGAACCAACAGCTTTTCTTGATTTGCCCAATAAGTTTGAGGTTATGCGTTTGCTAAGGGAGCAAGCACAAAAGGGTAAAACTATTATCATTTCCACTCACGACCTGCAAACCGCTTTTGGTTTAGTTGATACCATTTGGCTTATGCTTTCCGATGGTGTTAGGGTTGGCGCTCCGGAAGATATTGTTCTGTCCGGTAACCTCAACCGCTTAATGGACGATACGCCTGTACTCTTCGATTTGAAATCGGGACAGTTTGTCTATAAGCATCAAACCAGGTTAGTGGCTTGTGTTTTGGGCGGTTCGCCCAATATCAAAAAGTGGACCTCGCACGCACTAAGGCGTATGGGATACGAGGTTGAATTCTCCCCCATTGCCGATGCTAGTGCCTACGTTCAAATTCAGGAGCATGAGGGTAAGGTACAATGGATACTTGGCCGCGACGACCGTAATCCTACCTTCGATTCCATTCGGAATCTATGTATCTACATTAAGGGAACCGCGCTTCTATAG